In a genomic window of Primulina huaijiensis isolate GDHJ02 chromosome 10, ASM1229523v2, whole genome shotgun sequence:
- the LOC140986733 gene encoding uncharacterized protein translates to MEELQEQRYVCKICGKSCVSGKSLGGHMRVHLAQISASKKAAESKVAIGMDSESGFDQNGGFQLKKPSNDHSNSSFLSVEDVKNCRSNTDYGESCLSKSYELRDNPKKSCGISNPKCGISRKAACKVCDKRFPSLRALSGHMRFHSTKRKGLHQCKTCGKAFDSIRAMFGHMKSHSKKSSRARGESSDNSLDLGSLCTVRKKRSRVRYKIEANPEVSSLNASSSAVSEFEEEQDAAVCLLMLSIGVTESSYHDSVYFGAGSFKKSREINGTDGSFVCDGDKSSNSLTTEKLDCCTSGCEATFSKNESEFDGLGSIKTPKMLEGSSVPIKFAESEKDLILEARIQETDSESLKSMSCKKAKLSVHEMENNSPQNGASNLEISKDSEKKHENRQKMFDKNFKSHQAVGSHRARHRLCSNISSGDTNASQLSANEDCIKQVDQVEYNGIRLVQGTQDYQCSTCFKFFGSGQALGGHKRAHYAAFAESKTKESTAGNQQFGIVDNFIDLNVPLTSDEGTNGHGRLNLWRVERGHEHEALVLTN, encoded by the coding sequence ATGGAGGAGTTGCAAGAACAGAGGTACGTATGCAAGATATGCGGCAAAAGTTGCGTCAGTGGGAAGTCACTTGGAGGTCACATGAGGGTTCATTTAGCCCAGATTTCAGCATCAAAGAAAGCAGCAGAATCAAAAGTAGCAATTGGAATGGATTCTGAATCCGGGTTTGATCAAAATGGTGGTTTTCAACTCAAAAAACCCTCCAATGATCATTCAAACAGTTCCTTTCTGAGCGTAGAAGACGTCAAGAATTGCCGCAGTAACACCGATTATGGAGAGAGTTGTCTAAGTAAAAGCTATGAATTAAGAGATAATCCTAAGAAATCTTGCGGAATTTCCAATCCGAAATGCGGCATTTCAAGAAAGGCAGCCTGTAAAGTGTGCGACAAACGGTTTCCATCACTGAGAGCTCTGTCAGGTCACATGAGATTCCATTCAACGAAGCGTAAAGGCCTGCATCAGTGCAAGACGTGTGGGAAAGCATTTGATTCGATCAGAGCCATGTTTGGTCACATGAAGAGCCACTCCAAGAAATCATCAAGGGCTCGCGGCGAATCATCTGATAATTCATTAGACTTGGGGAGTTTATGCACTGTTCGTAAAAAACGGTCAAGGGTCAGGTATAAGATTGAAGCAAATCCAGAGGTGTCCAGTTTAAATGCATCGTCCTCTGCAGTTTCCGAGTTTGAGGAGGAGCAGGATGCAGCTGTCTGCTTATTGATGCTGTCCATAGGTGTCACCGAGTCTTCTTATCATGATTCTGTATATTTTGGAGCAGGATCATTCAAGAAAAGTAGGGAAATTAATGGAACTGATGGAAGTTTTGTTTGTGATGGTGATAAGTCTTCAAATAGTCTTACAACTGAGAAACTTGATTGTTGCACTTCCGGTTGTGAAGctacattttctaaaaatgagtCAGAATTTGATGGTCTTGGATCTATCAAAACACCTAAAATGCTAGAGGGTTCTTCTGTGCCCATCAAATTTGCAGAATCGGAAAAGGATCTGATACTGGAAGCCCGGATTCAAGAAACTGATTCAGAATCCTTGAAATCCATGTCTTGCAAGAAAGCAAAACTTTCTGTACATGAAATGGAAAATAATTCTCCTCAGAATGGCGCTAGTAATCTCGAAATCTCAAAGGATTCTGAGAAGAAGCATGAGAACAGGCAAAAAATGTTTGACAAGAACTTTAAATCTCACCAAGCCGTTGGAAGCCACAGAGCGAGGCATAGACTGTGCAGTAACATCTCCTCAGGGGACACAAATGCTAGCCAGTTATCTGCAAATGAAGATTGTATCAAGCAAGTTGATCAGGTTGAATATAATGGCATTCGATTAGTGCAAGGAACTCAGGATTACCAGTGTTCGACATGCTTCAAGTTCTTTGGTTCGGGTCAAGCTTTGGGTGGCCATAAAAGGGCTCATTATGCTGCATTTGCTGAAAGCAAAACCAAAGAGAGTACCGCAGGAAATCAACAATTTGGAATTGTTGACAATTTCATTGATCTTAACGTTCCTTTAACTTCTGATGAAGGAACAAATGGCCATGGTAGGCTCAATCTATGGCGGGTCGAGAGGGGTCATGAGCACGAAGCGCTAGTGCTCACTAACTGA